Part of the Patagioenas fasciata isolate bPatFas1 chromosome 24, bPatFas1.hap1, whole genome shotgun sequence genome is shown below.
CTCAGTGAATTATTTCTGTCTGGCTACACTACACACTTCCACGACTGTGCTGTGAAAATCCACTTGACAGATCCAAGTGGTGGTTAAAAGAATGCATCGTGTGGCTGTGTTTTCATCTATATTCTAATTGCTTCTCTTTTCCCAGTCAATTGACGAGGAGGAGCTCGGGAGCAGTGACAAGTGTGCCACCACCTTCAGTTCACTCAGAAACTGCCGCCAGAGGCTGAGAGAACGGGCAGAACACCCATCACGGTAAATTAATCATCATTTTCCAAACTCCTGCTAATTCTCCCTGAGATgctggaggaggggaggaggggaagggttACGGTGTCTTAAAATTGCAGCCCTTCATTGAAAACTAACTTGAATTTCAATTCATAATCAGGGATTTGGAGATGCGTTCACCGCCTTGCTGCTGGCGAGGGCGCTCGCGTCGGCGGCTGAAAGAACTCAGAATAATCTTTCGAACTGTGGGCACGGGATCTTTCCCTTTCCAGGTGGCTGTGCCGCAACTCATCATTCTGAACTGCGCGTTATTCTCGTGGCTGCGAAGGAGGAGCGGGGTTACCTTCCCGTGATGCTCCTTGCACCACTCGGACATGCCGTCCAGCAGCTCGTCGGGCTGGTTGATGATCAGGTTGGGGCCCTGGCAGGAGGAGAACACACGAGATCAGGTGAGGAATGCGGCCGGTAGCGATAGATCGGGTGAGGAACGAGGTTGGTACCGGCAGATCGGGTGAGGAACGAGGTTGGTACCGACAGAttgggtgaggagcgaggttggtACCGACAGATCGGGTGAGGAACGAGGTTGGTACCGATAGATCGGGTGAGGAACGAGGTTGGTACCGGCAGATCGGGTGAGGAGCGCGGACGGTTCcgcgtccccgctgtcccccggcTCAGCCCCGGGGCCCGGCCGGCCCGCGCACCCACCTCGGCCAGCACGTTGAGGTCGCAGTCGGTGATCAGACACGCCATCTCCAGGATCTGGTCCTTCTCCACGTCCAGGCCCGTCATCTGCCACACACCGCGGCACCGTgagcgcgcccgccgccgcccgcgccccccggcccgcccgcccgcgccccGCACCTCCAGGTCCACCCAGACCATGCGCTGGCCCATCCCGCCGCCGGCCatggccgccgcccgccgccggccccgccacaGCCGCCCGCCGCAGCCCCGCAGCCGGCCCAGCGCAGCGCGGCTGCCGCCCAGCATCGCCGCCGGGCCGCAAAGCGCCGCCGCCGCACTacagctcccggcagcccccgcGGCGCGGGGCCCACAGGCTGCGCGGCCGGCGGGCGCGGGGGCTactgggagttgtagtccggcCGCGGCGCGCAGCCTCCCCGGGGCGGGGCCGGAAGGAGCCGTGGCCTCGGTCGGTCCGGACAGCGGGGAGAGCCGAGGAGACCTGAGGATGCACCGGGGAGAGCCGGGGGTGCACCGGGGAGACCTGGGAAGAGCTGGGGGTGCACCGGGTACACTTGGGGATGCACTGGGGAGACCGGGGGTGCACGGGGCCCGGCCGCTCCCTGTGCACGCACCCAGTTCCACCCCTTAGGCAGAAACGAGGACAGTTTATCattgtgttgctttttttctttttccagggagGCTTGTGATCCTTTTCCCAAGCCAGTATTCAACTGCTCTGTATAAAAGTGCCGGATTTCGGATGCCAGAATCCACCCGCCCGCCTCAGCTCGGTTTAGAAGGCTGGAACCCCCTCCTCCCCCACTACAAAACCCCCCCACGCCTTCTCCCCGCAGcacaacaaacagggatttttTGGGAACCCCTGAGGTGCAGAGTTAATCCCTTTGAAATCGAGAGGCTTTGGAGGGCGATGCTGCTCAGAGTTTTACAAACGTTAAAAGGTAACCGCAAGGGGCTGGTTTGTATTTTCTATACATGTACTCGGTAAGAAACAGCTCGGGTTTTCCTTTGCCATGAGTCCTGCGACGGTCAGTGCCGCGCCGGGTGCCAGCGCACGTCCCGGTACCCGTCCCTGCGGTAGTCGTGGCTCCAGCCGTCCCGCTGCCGCTCCTCGTAGGCAAGCTCGTCGCGGCCCACCCGGTACCGGTGCTCGTCCCGCTCCTCCGCGCCCAGCTCCTCGCGCTTGCCGCGCTCCCCAAAGCGCCGGCTCTCGGGCAGGTACGGGTGGGCGCCCAGCCGGCCCTTGCGCGGTGCTGGCAGCTCGGGGCGCCGCGGCGCGGGGGGAAACGCGTGCGGGGGCGGCGGGAAGGAGAATCCGGGTGGTTCGTATTTCCCGAAGGGCGGCGCGTGCTGCCACGGGACATTCTTCAGCTGCAACAAGAGGAGAGAGCGCTGGGGACGGGGCGCTGGAGCCCCACGGGGCTGGGGGAACGCAGACCCCACATCCCTTGCAGTAAATAGGGGAAAAGGAGAGGTTTTGGCTCAGAAATGAAACTAAACTCTGATGTCTTGCTATCAGCAATGGCCtcatctacagctcaaagccctCCCCACATCAGCCACCCCAGGACCGAGAGCTGCTCATCTCCTGGAATTGCCATTTCAACGCTCCAGGAGCACGTTCCCTAACGCAATCGCGCAGGAAACAAGCACTGGGCCCCAGTGCCAGCCCTGTCCCGTGCTGCCAGCCAGGCgcggacacaatggggacaaaaCAACACCGTACCACCACCTGCCGCTGAAGGGTGTCTGGTGGCAGAGGCCTCTGCACCGCCGGGAATCCCGCTGCTGCTGTGCCCTCAGGGCTCCTGTCGTATCTGCGGAGAGAAACATGAGCAATTTCAGCCACCAACACAAGAGCAGCGCGGGCCGAGGGGCGCCAGGAATTCCAGCATTTGCTGCGCAGGGAAGAGAGCGTAAACTGTGCTCGGGGCTCGTACCTGCCGCAGGACGCCGGGTGTGCCGGGCTGGCGTTGGCAGCACCATGCGGGGAACAGGAGGGGTTCCCGTCCTGAGACGCGTGGCTGCTCCCTGCAGAGAAACAAAGGCGTCACCAGGACAACAACCGGCAGCTTCAGGAGCTTGGGCGCGAAGGGGAC
Proteins encoded:
- the RBM7 gene encoding RNA-binding protein 7 isoform X1: MTRRRLRSAGERARVRAAAMGAAAAEADRTLFVGNLDPKVTEELIFELFHQAGPVVKVKIPRDRDGRPKQFAFVNFKHEESVPYGLSLLNGIKLYGRPMKIQFRSGSSHASQDGNPSCSPHGAANASPAHPASCGRYDRSPEGTAAAGFPAVQRPLPPDTLQRQVVLKNVPWQHAPPFGKYEPPGFSFPPPPHAFPPAPRRPELPAPRKGRLGAHPYLPESRRFGERGKREELGAEERDEHRYRVGRDELAYEERQRDGWSHDYRRDGYRDVRWHPARH
- the RBM7 gene encoding RNA-binding protein 7 isoform X2, giving the protein MTRRRLRSAGERARVRAAAMGAAAAEADRTLFVGNLDPKVTEELIFELFHQAGPVVKVKIPRDRDGRPKQFAFVNFKHEESVPYGLSLLNGIKLYGRPMKIQFRSGSSHASQDGNPSCSPHGAANASPAHPASCGRYDRSPEGTAAAGFPAVQRPLPPDTLQRQLKNVPWQHAPPFGKYEPPGFSFPPPPHAFPPAPRRPELPAPRKGRLGAHPYLPESRRFGERGKREELGAEERDEHRYRVGRDELAYEERQRDGWSHDYRRDGYRDVRWHPARH